In the genome of Hevea brasiliensis isolate MT/VB/25A 57/8 chromosome 14, ASM3005281v1, whole genome shotgun sequence, the window aaccataatacaaagcaatatttacaaacccatctctagaatctcaaacaactactcactaatcatagtttcaagacaaacccaaatgtataaatgaagaaataatggaaatctaagttaaggaatagaaaaacccagaagaATGGTGATGAATCTGCTGCTGGATGAGTGCAGAACGCCTCTGCTGCTGCTGCAGAAAATGGCTTCACGTGctccctctttctctctttctttccttgccaaaaatgcctctcttcctccttatggaaagaaaatgataaaggagactttatatgggttaggggtctgccctagaatgggtaaaaaggtagaagattccagagaaagtgaggtataaaatcagaataacgaaaatgccacgtcagccatttccagtaaaaacgacataagctgagtcggttgtgtcgcgggttgtgtcgccggttgtgtaactctcggcctgaatatctgacgatcgacacaacctgcgacataagctaaatcggttgtgctgcaggttgtgtaactctcggccaatttttactcaacttcaaaaatttttgcaattcaactctaatctcctccaaatggctactctgatcaaaatacatcaaatttctccaaatttaacctacaaaataaataaattccaaaaattagactaagaagtgtgaaaattataaaattgactaaatatatgctaatatctataataataactatgaataagggtaaattatgtgcaaaaattatacctaaatgatgatataaaatgcatgcatcaactcCCAACAGCCAGAAATAAAATCTACAATTAATCAATATTTTTATGGCTAAATTacgaaaattataataaattgactgctaacttaaaaaaaattaggaaatcAAAATAATCCTACAGAACCACAGCCAGCAGCAAACagagaaataaaagaaagaaacaaaTACTCGGGTCTTTCCAGATTGAAAGCACCAGTGGAAGAATTATATTCAAAACGACAGAAAAAATCCTCGTTTCCAACAACTTCAAGCTTAGCGCAACTCTTGAAACTGTCAGTAACGTCAAGCTTCACCACCATTCTTGAAAGGCCCAAGGCAACAGCCAAAGCTCAATTCTAAGGAAGAAGAAACTTGAAGCTCAAGATTGAGGAAGAAGAATATGGAGGCTCAAGGCTGGGCTCGAAAGAGACAGAGAGGAAGATAGGGAATCGGTTTCGCAAAGGTGAGGAAGTGAGGGTCCTGAGGGACAGAGGGGATAACTGGGGTTTAGGGTCCTATAAGGAATGAGTCGGTTCTGTTCTAGTGTTCGGTTAGTTGACTTCTTGACCAAACTAACTAATCAACCAAAAAGAGAAATGCTAACAGTCGCTTATCTTTCTTTGTCTTAGTAGTTAACGGTAaataagcatgtgaataagtgaTGGAGAGAGAAAAGTTGAAAAACCTGCAAATTGCCTTTGTTTTAGTAATTAAATTTTGCTTTTCCTATAAATTTGCAATTGCAAGTCTTTGAAGGACTTGTGCATTGGCTGGTCGTTCTGGTTCTGGTGCAATTGCAGCTCATTTGAAGCATCctacatgtaacaccctaggcaaatcccacatcaacaaaacacgggagagatgctgggttcataagttgacagttcgtaactcatagtgacgcgttttaaaaccgtgagggcatctgcccagagcggacaatatcactagtgggtcgggccgttattgtaacaccctaggcaaatcccatatcggcaaaacacgagagagatgtttggtttataagttggtggttcgtaacccctagtgacgcgttttaaaaccgtgaggacttcggcccagagcggacaatatcactagtgggccgggccattacatttgtggtatcagagccgctccgcgtgcaaccttgaacgatggtggggcaaacctcagcgaggacgctgagtcccataaggggggtggattgtaacaccctaggcaaatcccacatcgacaaaacacgggagagatgctaggttcataagttgatggtttgtaacccctattgacgcattttaaaaccgtgagggcttcggtctagagcggacaatatcactagtgggccgaggaactacacttaaactatagtgaggaggcataaattaatgaaataaatataaaaaaaaatgtaggaaaaattttgagaaaataaaataaaatttagagaatttatttatttggtatcagagctggactccctctagtacggtgtgtggtgcgaggacgcaccaggcggaagctggtgggcttgtcacgacccagggatggggttgggacgtgcttgttcaaccagctacgcactggggtggaaacttcgtgtcccgcatcggaaatgggaaggaaagatttgggccatatatgtgggagccttcctcacctggtcagcgcgcttttgggaatgaaacctcccaagggacaaatccgtgaggcccatgggccaaagcggacaatactaactggagaaggatcgggctgttacactaCATCTTGTTTTTAATATTTCATGCTCTACATAAGGTTAGCTAGTAGCTAGATTGATGATAGTGTGGTGTGGGCTTCTGTTGAAATACAGCCTCATCTTTCTATACTAATCCAGGTTTTACTGTAATCAAAATCTTTAGGACAGAAATTAATAACCTTTCCACATCCAATTCcagtgaaattttgaaattttaaatttttattaaaatttattgtgatcGATGATATCATTGCTAAACCTTAGCAATATAATCGATCCTAactagtttgggattaaaatATAGTTGTTGTTGTTGTCGTCATAGCCAGGCTTAATAATTGCTAAAATTCAGCATTAACAATCCCCTTGAGCCCAAATACATGGAAGAAATCATCTTCTAAAAGACTTAGGAATGGCCTACTAGTGAAATGCTGTTACATTCTTCCTTTTTATAGGAATACAGCCTTTGCTGCTAGCTTCCTCATTCAATAAACTTTCCCAACATAAAACTTTCCAatgaaaatttcacatctttaggACAGAATCCCAATTTTAAATATTGTCTCCAGAGGGAACAACAACTAATTGCAAGGTCATTATATCTTTCCAACTTGGTGCATTCATTCCTGGTTATGGAAGATAACCAGTGATTATTTGCTATTGCTGTGTTCaatttgaccaattgtggtaaCTTCCTTATTGCCTAGCACCTTCAATCTTTCCCATCAACTTCTCTGGTAATTCCCTTCAATTTTCTCCATATTCTTTTGTTTGCTTTGGGTATTTATTGGAATTTGCATTCTAATTCATACTTGAAATCAAAGCCTGATTGCAATATTTTGATTCTGACTTTAATGGGATGCATATGTTTTTTTGGTGGTTTAATAGGGCTTTGTATTATTAAGTTATTTTAGTTGTATATGAGAGGAACATGAATGTATTAATTTTTGTGCGACATGATTGTGGTAGACACAAGAGCTTGTATTATGTAGTTGTGAAGTTTTTgattttatatgttttaaatactcTACCCAGGAAGTAGAGCTGGGATTCTTCCATGTTTTGCATTCTACTATATTTATCAATCAAGAACATAAATAACTATTATAATATAAGCTTACCAAACTCTGATGGGAAATGATAGTCGTTGTCCCTAGGGGTGTGCAAACAGTCAGTTCGGTTttgaaccgaactgaaccgataaaatcgaaaatcgaaaataaaaaattttaaaaaccgaaccaaatcgattaataagagaaaaccaaaccgaatcgaaccgataaatatcggttcggttcggttttaaaccgattaaaccgaaatttataaaatttcatatttttaacattaaatataaataataaaacataaaaacaaaaaaaaattagaaatcaaaactcaaaaatcttaaggttcggttcggttttctttgattttggttcggttcgattcggtttgattcaatttttttatttcctatatatattaataatttcggttcagtttgattttttttttattttttatgaaaataaccgaaccgaaccgattaaccgaaattatcaaaattataaactgaaccgattgaattttaaaaccaaaccgattgaaccgaattgaattggttcggtttggtttttcgatttaaaccgaaaactgctctcccctagtTGTCCCCTATTGATTTGGGATAAGGTGTTTGTACTATATATAATACTTAGGCAAACCTCTTCTCCTTGAGCTAATTTTTTGGGTAGATGTAAGCCCAATTCATTTTCTCTACATGGGATAAAGTATTTGTGCTATATATATGATTTAGGCAAAATCTTCTCCCTTTGAGTTTatttttgaggtggagttaggtcCGATTCATTTTTTCtacaatagcatattaaaacttaaGAGTTTGTTAATCTTTTCACTACAACAATTCAAAGttgcattaattaattttttttaactgatagttactttgtaatttaggattaaaaaaaaaactctgaTATTCTTCTTTGATGTAGTTTGGATGAAAATTATTTGGATAGTCTACCAGGGATTTTGTCAAGAGAATGAAAATAGTAAGTTCCAAAGCATCACATTTCTTCAAATAATTGCCCATCATCTACAGGTGTGAGCTCATTTCTAGTTGTAATATTAAAGGTTACCTGAGATTATATGTTCTCCCTCTGATGTGAGAAAAAGGGATGAGGAGAGAGTATATGTATTTGTGAGTAATATACGAGCATTATTGTCATAAAAATTTTGTTTTCTGCATCAAATTCTATAAAATTCAATTCTAAAAATTAAGAGATGAAAATATGTATTAAAATTCAATTCTTAAAGACGATTTTATTAtgtttctcaaaatttttaattagctACTATTGAAAATGGTCTCTAATTAAATTCtacaaaattttatagaattctatttgcattttttttttcatttatgcaTACAAACCCAAAGACTCATGTGATACTCAAACagaaaatttctacaaaattTAGACAATGACAATGACATCTCCTATAATCGTACATATAAATTACACCGAGTATTTCTtacagaaaaaaataaaaaattcaaataatctCATTCTATACATTatcattttataaatactaaGCTCATTCTAAATTTATGATTCTACGAAGGACTTCACTAATATTGGGACGCTCAGACATATTAGGACGAGTACAATCCAGTCCAAGCTTTGTAATTGCAATTGCAGCAGCTTTGGAGCACCCAGTTGTTGTTAGTTTTTGATGAACTGCATGTCCTTTGGCAGAGTGAATTGTGCTCGCCCAGTGAGTAATATGCCAGGGAACGCTAGATCCTGGAAATGAAACGACCTTTTCCTTCATAATTAGCTGCAATATCATCACTCCCAAGCTGTATATGTCATTTGGCTTGGTTCCAGGCCCTGCATACAGCTTAACTTAGTTAAAGctaataaatatgaaaataatatttaatcaaacctaaatgaattgaaatatttttaCTTACTcaagttaataaaaaaaattttatataattccatagaacttcttatttatttatttatttatttttaaataggaGAATTGAGAAAGTAGGGACTTAAACTTGATTCTATTAGATTGAGTGATATGCTTTCAGCCACTTAATTAAGTCAGGCTAGACAAATCATTCATAAAACATTATACTTCATGTATTAGTAAAAAATTAGTTATCAAAGTTTTGTATTACCATTGTTCATAACTATTGGATCAGTGTATCCAGAGGTACCAAGTCTCAAAGCTTCTCCCTCAGGTGTAACTGCCCCAAAATCAGCTAGTATGGGAGTAAAATCCTGTGGCCATTAATTATGCAGAATCAATTAGAGAAGTGTgcatggaaattaaaatcaaactaaGCATAGATTAATTGATTTTGATTATATTAAATTCATGGGGTTTTCCAATCTAACCTTATCCAACAAAAGATTGTCAAGCTTTAAATCGCGATAGACAAGTGGAGGTGAATGGCAATGCAGCTCTCGTATTGCACGTGCTGCTCCCGTGATAATTTTCATGGTTCTATTCCAGTCTAGTCCTGTAGCAGATCATGACAACAAAGGTTAATAAATTAATCATTCCttataaacaaattaaatgtaaGAGCTAGAATTACATTGGTTAATTTGTtctctaataaaataaaaattatttcacgtTCTATTTTAACAAGAGATATTCTCAGGCTCAGGCATGAGGGCTTGAGTTCAAGTCATGGAGAGCTGGTTGAATTCCGTGAGTTTTGTTTTGAGTGATTTTAAgggttaaaaaattaattattagttgACATTAAATTTTGTATTCTTTAATTTGTGTGAGACACAATACAATGCAACAAACATAATaatggataaattttaacaaccgtCCTTAAACCTATATAGTTATAACACTCCAGTCcttcaatttaaaagtgtaatataaaaccctatcaactttaaaattttgcacagtaaaattctTCTAACTTCTAATTACTAGTTTTCCAGTTAGACGTTTTAGTGTAACGCTTAGTCatcatttctcttttctctcttaagccatgtgtaaattgaatattTCTACTCTCTGTacagaaaataaattttcatgtgTCGAGAAAACAATTTACACTTTGCATATGAAAAGAAAGAAACGTTAGCATCTAACTGGAAAATCAATAATTAGAAGACatagggattttactgtgtaaaaatttgaaagttgagagAGTTTTATGCTAAattttaaagttgaaggactATAGTATTACAGtaatataagttcagggacagttattAAAATTACAGTCGTTAAAATTTATcccataataatatattaatgagTTTAGAAGATTACCCGATAATTTGCTCTTGACAGTTCCATGTTGCATAAATGGGTAGACAAGATACAATTTCTCTGGAGTATTACAATAGCCAACCAACTTGATGATATTACTATGCATCATGTTGGATAAGTACTTAATCTCAGCCTGAAAATaaacaaatatataaataaagaatgTAAACAACAATGCAATTATAAGAGGATATTGGAGTCTAGGGTTTATTTGACATAAATAAATTccataaaattaaagaattgaaGTATTATGCGTGGCAATTATTGTTGTAGTTGAAAAGTGAAGAATGGTGTTCAATTATGAAGAAAATTCTCGCAATCAGCTCATACACTTCTGATCGAAAGAGGAAGAAGACAGAGTTGAAAGATAGCACAGAACACAGCATGCGAAGCAAAGAAACTCAGTCAAGAAATTGCAAGTGAATCAGTGGGCAATGCTGCAGAATTCTCTTTAATTGCAAGAAAAACAGGATCGAAGTGTTTGTGAGCTGTAAGTGTCTGCATTTTCTGCATTTGCTTATCTTTAATTTCTACCTTGAAATGAGTTCCTTGCAGTCCAAGAAATTACTCAATACTACTCTCTGGCTTTCAATGAACATAAAATGCATGATTTTGAGTGAGATTTAGTTGCTAATGATCAAACAAATACATCTCACCTGCCATTGAAGCCTGGTTTTTGTATCTAATTGGCGAGAGACCTTGACAGCTACTAGTTTACCATTATAGTTTCCAAGATAAACACTGCCAAATCCTCCATGCCCAAGCAAATTTTTCGCACTAAACCCATCAGTGTATGCACTTAACTCGGACGAGCTAAACGATATCACAGCAGCTGAATCTGTAAAAACATGAATTATTcaagtattttaaattttaaaaaatcccATAGCCAGTTAGAAAGAAAAAATTGGTTGTATTCATCTCAAACATCTACAACGCCCTCTATTTAATGGAGAAGGATAAATATAGTAAATGAAAAAAAAACAATTAATCAATACCATCTTCAATAGTGATCCGATCTGCATGTTGAAGGCAACAACACAAGGAATTACCCATTTCGAGCAAACAAGTGGCAGAGGAGGGTCATGAAGTAGAAGTATAAGAGCTAAGAAATGGGAGGTttctagaagaaaattttgacTAATAACTTGGACAAAACGGTGCCGTTTGATAAGATTCCAGTTCCAGAATTTGTTGTTACGTGAGCAAGAAGTTTTGACGGCGCCAATTTTTAGCAGGGATATCTATGCATGATTTCATTGTACCAGTAGGGCATTGGATTTTACTGGTCAGAACAAGAAAAAACTGGGCCCACAAGAAAGATGTTGGTTCCATTGGTGGACGGTTCTCTCTTAGCGGATGGGGTAAAAGAAAAGTGGAAGTGGAGAATGTAGGGCCCAAAAATGGGGAAGGaaataatttttaaagaaaacagagggctgaatttttaaagtttcgtCTCCACAGAGTGATAAGGTCATGGCTGGATAGTACTAGCGAGTTGACTTCTAATTGCAAGTCATTGTTATTCATTTTCCTTTACAAGAAATAGCAGAAACCTCAGAATGAGATGTGCATTTTCTGATCTATCTGATCCCATTCTTGGATTCCAAAGAACGAGGAGAAAAATCTGTAAGTTGGGTCTCTATAGCTGTAAAAGGATATAAATTTTATGTTGAATTTGTTCCTAGCTAGTTTAATTTGGTTTCTTGATGATTTTATTTTCAGCTGTGTGCATATGCATATCTGAAGAATTGTTTCAGTTATATGAAGGCATATATATCAGATGATAGACAAGATAACAAGATGCATACAGCTTAGCTAGGTTCAAATCTTACCAACGGAAAAATACAGgatatagatatttacttttggGTTAGAACACTTGAAGAACCTACAAGTTGCCTTTATTTTGGTAATTAAATTTTGCTTCTATAAATTTGCAATTTCAAGTCTCTGAAGGACTTTTGCATTGGCTGGGCGTTCTGGTGCTGTGGGTTTGACATAGTCCAATTCCATGCTCTGTTATTGCTTAGCAGCTCATTTGAAGTACCCTACATCTTGTTGTTAATATTTCATGCTCTGCATTAAGTTAGCTGGTAGCTAGATTGACAGTGTGGTGTGGGCTTCTGTTGAAATACAGCCTCATTTTTGTTAAGTACTCCATTTCGGACTGAACGTAGATAAACATGTATATCTTCAATTTCACTAGCCAGTGTTGCATACTTTAACATCAAAAAGGatagaggatttttttttttttttttttacgggAAGAgagttaattttaattaatttggatgTTAAGgatatatcattggggccaagggCGCATTGGCACCTAAAatttcgattttttaaaaattttttagggtttataaaaaaaatttcaaattctttATTAAAAAATCAATTGAATACATAtacataagagagagagagagagagagagagagagataggggagaggggagaaaagagagagggGTACTGGGGTAGGGATGAATTACACCTagtatttcttaaaaaaaaaaaaaaaaattactgagCTGgagctagagagagagagagaggggtagGTAGGGGAGAggggagaaaagagagagggGTAGGGGATGAATTACACCAagtatttcttaaaaaaaaaaaatcaaataatttcattctatacaatattattttataaatattgagTTCGAATTcgagattaaattaatttttttttttgtcttttttgaTAGCTTTCTAAATTTATAATTCTATGAAGGACTTCATCAATATTTGGACGCTCAGACATTGTAGGATGGAGACAGTCCAATCCAAGTTTTGTAATTGCAATTGCAGCCAATTTGGAGCACCCAGTGGTTGTTAATTTTTGATGAACTGCATGTCCTTTGGCAGAGTGAATTGTGCTCGCCCAGTGAGTAATATGCCAGGGAACGCTAGATCCTGGAAATGAGACGACCTTCTCCTTCATAATTAGCTGCAATATCATCACTCCCAAGCTGTATATGTCATTTGGCTTGGTTCCAGGTACTGCAAATAGCTTAACTTAGTTAGAGCTAATAAATATGAATGTCATATATAATCAAACctaaatgaattgaaatatttttacttaggttaataaaaaaaattatataattcatagaactttttatttatttattttttttctaaataggAGGATTAAAAAAGTAGAAACTCGAACTTGATTCTATCATATGAGTGATATGCTTTAGTGACTTAGTTAAGTCAAGCTAAACATATCATTCATAAAACATTATACTTTATATATTAGCAAAAAATCAGTTATCAAAGTTTGGTGTTACCATTGTTCATAACTATTGGATCAGTGTATCCAGAGGTACCAAGTCTCAATGCTTCTCCCTCAGGTGTAACTGCCCCAAAATCAGCTAGTATGGGAGTAAAATCCTGTGGCCATTAATTATGCAGAACCAATTAGAGAAGTGTgcatggaaattaaaatcaaactaaagcataaattaatggattttaattatattaaattcatG includes:
- the LOC110641477 gene encoding probable LRR receptor-like serine/threonine-protein kinase At5g45780, whose translation is MGNSLCCCLQHADRITIEDDSAAVISFSSSELSAYTDGFSAKNLLGHGGFGSVYLGNYNGKLVAVKVSRQLDTKTRLQWQAEIKYLSNMMHSNIIKLVGYCNTPEKLYLVYPFMQHGTVKSKLSGLDWNRTMKIITGAARAIRELHCHSPPLVYRDLKLDNLLLDKDFTPILADFGAVTPEGEALRLGTSGYTDPIVMNNGPGTKPNDIYSLGVMILQLIMKEKVVSFPGSSVPWHITHWASTIHSAKGHAVHQKLTTTGCSKAAAIAITKLGLDCTRPNMSERPNISEVLRRIINLE